From Azospirillum humicireducens, a single genomic window includes:
- a CDS encoding Dabb family protein, whose protein sequence is MSDPAIVRCPIRHIVMWRVAGTTVEEKRINVETVKRGFESLRGIIPGMTHLEIGIDESRISYACDMVLVTDFESADALRTYADHPAHRSVRDALEGLRIERHQVDYPISHGGGV, encoded by the coding sequence ATGAGCGATCCTGCAATCGTCCGCTGCCCCATACGCCACATCGTCATGTGGCGGGTCGCCGGCACGACGGTCGAAGAGAAGCGGATCAATGTGGAGACGGTGAAACGCGGGTTCGAATCCTTGCGCGGCATCATTCCCGGAATGACCCATCTGGAGATCGGCATCGATGAAAGCCGCATTTCCTATGCCTGCGACATGGTTCTGGTCACGGACTTCGAGAGCGCCGACGCGTTGCGGACCTATGCCGACCATCCGGCCCACCGCAGCGTGCGCGACGCGCTCGAAGGCCTTCGCATCGAACGCCACCAGGTGGATTACCCGATCTCGCATGGCGGGGGAGTCTGA
- a CDS encoding LysR family transcriptional regulator — translation MDRLTELEVFTKIAEESNLSRAADALGISVSGVSRHLASLENRLGVRLVQRTTRQLFLTPEGESFSANAREILATLREAEASVSMVVAQPRGTLRVGASLSFALLHLMPVIREFRARHPLVQIDLKISNRYQDLVESGLDLAIRTRRVEMDSSVTIRKLAETRRLIAAAPAYLRDRGTPAEPRDLLKHDMLLYSLSDDPEHLNLARNGELVRIPLVGQMICNDGQVLRQAALDGLGIIVQPAYIIHADIKAGRLVRILADWELPRLTMNLAFPSRSHLPARTRLFINALVEYFSRNDFEAEWDAGPE, via the coding sequence ATGGACAGACTCACCGAACTCGAGGTGTTCACCAAGATCGCCGAGGAGAGCAATCTCAGCCGGGCGGCCGATGCGTTGGGCATCTCGGTCTCCGGAGTCAGCCGGCATCTGGCCAGCCTGGAAAACCGGCTCGGCGTCCGTCTCGTCCAGCGAACCACCCGCCAGCTGTTCCTGACCCCCGAGGGCGAGAGCTTCTCCGCAAACGCGCGGGAAATCCTGGCGACACTGCGCGAGGCGGAGGCCAGCGTCAGCATGGTCGTCGCACAGCCGCGCGGGACATTGCGCGTCGGCGCGTCGCTGTCCTTCGCGCTGCTGCATCTGATGCCGGTCATCCGCGAGTTCCGCGCCCGTCATCCGCTGGTCCAGATCGACCTCAAGATTTCGAACCGCTATCAGGATCTGGTGGAGAGCGGCCTGGATCTCGCGATCCGCACCCGCCGGGTCGAGATGGACAGCAGCGTGACGATCCGCAAGCTGGCCGAAACCAGGCGACTGATCGCCGCCGCTCCCGCCTATCTGCGCGACCGCGGCACGCCGGCCGAACCGAGGGATCTGCTCAAGCACGACATGCTGCTCTACAGCCTCTCCGACGACCCTGAGCATTTGAACCTTGCCCGCAACGGGGAACTGGTGCGAATCCCGCTCGTCGGACAGATGATCTGCAACGACGGTCAGGTCCTTCGTCAGGCCGCGCTCGACGGGCTGGGCATCATCGTGCAGCCCGCCTACATCATTCATGCCGACATCAAGGCCGGACGGCTTGTCCGCATCCTCGCGGATTGGGAACTGCCGCGCCTGACGATGAATCTGGCCTTCCCGTCGCGAAGCCATCTTCCGGCCCGCACCCGGCTGTTCATCAACGCCCTGGTCGAGTATTTCTCGCGGAACGATTTCGAGGCGGAGTGGGACGCCGGCCCGGAATGA
- a CDS encoding nuclear transport factor 2 family protein: protein MTNSTDGAGDVAALVRRIEVLEAEADIRRLQARYMFLCDTPNPEFGVADDLARIELILQLYSEDAVWEGVGEYYSNQFGRLEGKEALRGHFRNFWGSRQDPALILNCHYLTSEQIHVHEDGRTADGQWVHMQPWLFSDGKALLRSSRLNNGFRKETDGTWKITRTRTENVFVAPLPATWASDYPSKSVLMQP, encoded by the coding sequence ATGACGAATTCAACAGATGGTGCCGGCGATGTTGCGGCCCTCGTCCGGCGGATCGAGGTTCTGGAGGCTGAAGCCGATATCCGCCGGTTGCAGGCGCGCTACATGTTCCTCTGCGATACGCCCAATCCCGAATTCGGCGTCGCCGACGATCTGGCCCGCATCGAGCTGATCCTCCAGCTCTACAGCGAGGATGCGGTCTGGGAGGGGGTGGGGGAATATTACTCCAACCAGTTCGGCCGCCTCGAAGGCAAGGAGGCGCTGCGCGGGCATTTCCGGAATTTCTGGGGCAGCCGGCAGGATCCGGCGCTGATCCTCAACTGCCATTATCTCACCTCGGAACAGATCCATGTTCACGAGGATGGGCGCACGGCGGATGGGCAATGGGTCCATATGCAGCCCTGGCTGTTCTCCGACGGCAAGGCGCTGCTGCGTTCCTCGCGCCTGAACAACGGTTTCCGCAAGGAGACGGACGGGACCTGGAAGATCACCCGGACCCGGACCGAGAATGTGTTCGTCGCCCCGCTGCCGGCGACCTGGGCGTCCGACTACCCGAGCAAGTCGGTGCTGATGCAGCCGTAA
- a CDS encoding amidase: MATPRNNHGAIFTDLLELGAPDGLTVAVKDCLDIAGFPTRCGSAAFDHAPAASSHAAVVKALLASGCRIVSKTTMHELAYGMTGINARFGTPVNPGWPDLIPGGSSSGSAVAVAAGLVDFAVGTDTGGSVRQPAACCGVFGMKPTFGRIDRRGASPADSSLDCIGPLARSIGMLERAMAAMDPSFAPAQSLDRPPRLALLRHPDGAEADRGWSALLPAAAAAMPWVELPLLDDAFKAGMTVIARETHRAFGHLLSNPAALGDDVRARLGAAGAVTDEDLAWAEDVRTRFTAEVDALLADCDALVTPALPVPPPSLDAARDPKAVLPLTRFLRPFNLSGHPAIVLPAMDTRVDGPVLPRGIQIVGRKFEDPQLCAIAAWLCMAEPNFQAKDHSHDSTQRVGRHGA, encoded by the coding sequence ATGGCAACGCCACGCAACAATCATGGGGCGATTTTCACGGATCTGCTGGAGCTTGGCGCTCCCGACGGCCTGACGGTCGCGGTGAAGGACTGCCTGGACATCGCCGGCTTCCCGACCCGCTGCGGATCGGCGGCGTTCGACCATGCTCCGGCGGCGTCCAGCCATGCCGCAGTGGTGAAGGCGTTGCTGGCGTCTGGCTGCCGGATCGTCAGCAAGACGACCATGCACGAGCTGGCCTATGGCATGACCGGCATCAACGCCCGCTTCGGCACCCCGGTCAATCCTGGTTGGCCCGACCTGATCCCGGGTGGCTCCTCCTCGGGATCGGCGGTGGCGGTGGCTGCCGGTCTCGTGGATTTCGCGGTCGGCACCGACACCGGCGGTTCCGTCCGCCAGCCGGCCGCCTGCTGCGGAGTGTTCGGCATGAAGCCAACCTTCGGCCGCATCGACCGCCGCGGTGCCAGCCCCGCAGACAGCTCGCTCGACTGCATCGGCCCGCTGGCGCGCAGCATCGGCATGCTGGAGCGCGCGATGGCCGCGATGGATCCGAGCTTTGCACCGGCACAGAGCCTCGACCGCCCTCCCCGCCTTGCCCTGCTCCGCCATCCCGATGGCGCCGAAGCGGATCGCGGCTGGAGCGCTCTGCTGCCCGCCGCCGCTGCCGCTATGCCGTGGGTGGAGCTGCCGCTGCTCGACGACGCCTTCAAGGCCGGGATGACCGTCATCGCCCGCGAGACCCACCGGGCATTCGGCCATCTGCTGTCGAACCCGGCGGCGCTGGGCGACGATGTCCGCGCCCGGCTGGGCGCCGCCGGAGCGGTCACGGACGAGGATCTGGCCTGGGCCGAAGATGTCAGGACGCGCTTCACCGCCGAGGTGGACGCGCTGCTGGCAGACTGCGACGCCCTGGTCACCCCGGCCCTGCCGGTGCCGCCGCCCAGTCTCGACGCGGCGCGGGATCCGAAGGCCGTCCTGCCGCTGACCCGTTTCCTGCGTCCCTTCAATCTCTCCGGACATCCGGCGATCGTCCTGCCGGCCATGGACACCCGCGTCGATGGGCCAGTCCTGCCGCGCGGCATCCAGATCGTCGGGCGCAAATTCGAAGACCCCCAGCTCTGCGCCATTGCGGCCTGGCTCTGCATGGCCGAACCGAACTTCCAGGCGAAGGACCATTCCCATGACTCCACGCAACGCGTCGGCCGCCACGGCGCTTGA
- a CDS encoding acyl-CoA dehydrogenase family protein, whose translation MTPRNASAATALEALKSEIRARRDEFHKLRHIPVDIVRKFQEAGVYRAFVPTRFGGDGCSPAEFCRLVEEISTADASAGWVASFGVSATYLAALPTETYASIYGADPDTVFAGGMYPPQPTRKVAGGLEFSGRWPWCSGVMGASIVGGGIKVEGESNALLRTAVMPRAKVTVHETWDTIGLRATGSHEVSVENIVVPEEWTFIRGGKPSMDDAIFRYPAMALASQVLAVVALGTARAAIDWVRQDAIRRNSITGAPSPAARGYVQMGVAQAEGLLLGARAAFYDTIEQAWDQMRTKGEVDRPMQIRLRQVASKAAQDGAEAARIAFVLGGSDSMNSGHPLGRCMIDAACVAQHAFIGAGSWQMAGAALLDQPAAPGFP comes from the coding sequence ATGACTCCACGCAACGCGTCGGCCGCCACGGCGCTTGAAGCCCTCAAATCGGAAATCCGCGCCCGGCGCGACGAGTTCCACAAGCTCCGCCACATTCCCGTCGACATCGTCCGCAAGTTCCAGGAGGCCGGAGTCTACCGCGCCTTCGTTCCGACCCGCTTCGGCGGCGACGGCTGCTCCCCGGCGGAGTTCTGCCGGCTGGTCGAGGAGATCTCGACCGCCGACGCCTCGGCCGGCTGGGTCGCCAGCTTCGGCGTCTCCGCCACCTACCTGGCGGCGCTGCCGACCGAAACCTACGCCAGCATCTACGGCGCCGATCCCGACACCGTCTTCGCCGGCGGCATGTACCCGCCCCAGCCGACGCGCAAGGTCGCGGGCGGGCTGGAGTTCTCCGGGCGCTGGCCCTGGTGCTCGGGCGTGATGGGCGCGTCGATCGTCGGCGGCGGGATCAAGGTGGAGGGGGAGTCCAACGCACTCCTGCGCACCGCCGTCATGCCGCGCGCCAAGGTCACGGTGCATGAGACCTGGGACACCATCGGCCTGCGCGCCACCGGCAGCCACGAGGTGTCGGTCGAGAACATCGTGGTGCCGGAGGAATGGACCTTCATCCGCGGCGGCAAGCCGTCGATGGACGACGCGATCTTCCGCTATCCCGCCATGGCGCTCGCCTCCCAGGTGCTGGCCGTGGTGGCGCTGGGCACGGCGCGGGCGGCCATCGACTGGGTGCGCCAGGATGCGATCCGCCGCAACTCGATCACCGGCGCGCCCAGCCCGGCGGCGCGCGGCTATGTCCAGATGGGCGTCGCCCAGGCCGAAGGGCTGCTTCTCGGCGCGCGGGCGGCCTTCTACGACACCATCGAACAGGCCTGGGACCAGATGCGGACGAAGGGCGAGGTCGACCGGCCGATGCAGATCCGTCTGCGGCAGGTCGCTTCCAAGGCGGCGCAGGACGGAGCCGAGGCCGCGCGCATCGCCTTCGTGCTGGGCGGGTCGGATTCGATGAACAGCGGCCATCCGCTGGGGCGCTGCATGATCGACGCCGCCTGCGTGGCTCAGCACGCCTTCATCGGCGCCGGAAGCTGGCAGATGGCCGGCGCCGCACTGCTCGACCAGCCGGCGGCCCCCGGCTTTCCGTGA
- a CDS encoding aromatic ring-hydroxylating oxygenase subunit alpha: MSLDHSPVHPGPAHHTPARPEDLVEHDRVQTPLYEDAALFEQEMEKIFAHTWVFVAHGSEVPEKGSFVLSWVGQQPVIVVRDRKGDINVLVNRCRHRAATVCEVKKGKTSSFQCPYHGWGYGLDGSLRGVPYPEQYGKDFDKSTLGMKALRVDSYQNMIFATLDDGIEPLAEFLGPAKKWIDLFMKQGGGYPVKVLGEHQFTVPMNWKIQLENTTDAYHFPVVHKSFIQSLDKEAEATFNFFDKAGFVEDLGNGHSVAVMIPELVDLDENLDDPIPERFEELAQALRDEGFDEPRVRKIVRATGGAGFNLNLFPNVSLSLAFFRVLRPVGVKETAIRHVCLGMDGGPAAANRMRIRLQEHFQGPMGFGTPDDAEVWERVQRGTLGGKELPILVNRGLVDEVPGVDGPRGHLSAETGMRASYQMWKRMMAQ, translated from the coding sequence ATGTCTCTCGACCATAGCCCGGTCCACCCTGGCCCGGCCCACCACACTCCGGCTCGCCCGGAAGACCTCGTCGAGCATGACCGGGTCCAGACGCCGCTTTACGAGGATGCCGCCCTCTTCGAACAGGAGATGGAGAAGATCTTCGCCCACACCTGGGTGTTCGTCGCCCATGGTTCGGAAGTGCCCGAGAAGGGATCCTTCGTCCTGTCCTGGGTCGGCCAGCAGCCGGTCATCGTGGTGCGCGACCGCAAGGGCGACATCAACGTCCTGGTGAACCGCTGCCGCCACCGCGCCGCCACGGTGTGCGAGGTGAAGAAGGGCAAGACCTCGTCCTTCCAGTGTCCCTACCATGGCTGGGGCTACGGCCTCGACGGCTCGCTGCGCGGCGTCCCCTACCCCGAGCAGTATGGCAAGGACTTCGACAAATCGACGCTGGGGATGAAGGCGCTGCGCGTCGACTCCTACCAGAACATGATCTTCGCCACGCTCGACGACGGCATCGAGCCGCTGGCCGAATTCCTCGGCCCGGCGAAGAAGTGGATCGACCTGTTCATGAAGCAGGGCGGCGGCTATCCGGTCAAGGTGCTGGGCGAACATCAGTTCACCGTGCCGATGAACTGGAAGATCCAGCTGGAGAACACCACCGACGCCTACCATTTCCCGGTCGTCCACAAGTCCTTCATCCAGAGCCTGGACAAGGAGGCCGAGGCCACCTTCAACTTCTTCGACAAGGCGGGCTTCGTCGAGGATCTCGGCAACGGCCATTCGGTCGCGGTCATGATCCCCGAACTGGTCGATCTCGACGAGAATCTCGACGACCCGATCCCGGAGCGGTTCGAGGAGCTGGCCCAGGCCTTGCGCGACGAGGGCTTCGACGAGCCGCGCGTGCGCAAGATCGTCCGCGCCACCGGCGGCGCCGGCTTCAACCTGAACCTGTTCCCGAACGTCTCGCTGTCGCTGGCCTTCTTCCGCGTCCTGCGCCCGGTCGGCGTCAAGGAGACCGCCATCCGCCATGTCTGCCTTGGCATGGATGGCGGACCGGCCGCCGCCAACCGGATGCGCATCCGGCTGCAGGAACATTTCCAGGGTCCGATGGGCTTCGGCACCCCCGACGACGCCGAGGTGTGGGAGCGCGTCCAGCGCGGCACGCTGGGCGGCAAGGAACTGCCGATCCTGGTGAACCGCGGCCTCGTCGACGAGGTTCCGGGCGTCGACGGCCCGCGCGGCCATCTCAGCGCCGAAACCGGCATGCGCGCCTCCTATCAGATGTGGAAAAGGATGATGGCCCAATGA
- a CDS encoding aromatic-ring-hydroxylating dioxygenase subunit beta — translation MSGITTVDKDIDLQELAAFVWREADILDRCDYDAWLALWTEDGHYIVPIGKGENYEDQVNVCYDDAKMRRMRVERFQQGFSISSAPPADTVRTVSRFVLQGATGDEIVLGCAEHVVENKFGRQRIYAANLTYTLVRTDDGLRIRNKVARLLNSDGELTAFSYLF, via the coding sequence ATGAGCGGGATCACGACCGTGGACAAGGATATCGACCTGCAGGAGCTGGCCGCCTTCGTCTGGCGGGAAGCCGATATTCTCGACCGCTGCGATTACGACGCCTGGCTGGCGCTGTGGACCGAGGACGGCCATTACATCGTCCCGATCGGCAAGGGCGAGAATTACGAGGATCAGGTCAACGTCTGCTATGACGACGCCAAGATGCGCCGAATGCGCGTCGAGCGGTTCCAGCAGGGCTTCTCGATCTCGTCGGCGCCGCCGGCCGACACGGTGCGCACCGTCTCCCGCTTCGTGCTTCAGGGCGCGACGGGCGACGAGATCGTCCTCGGCTGCGCCGAGCATGTGGTGGAGAACAAGTTCGGCCGCCAGCGGATCTATGCGGCGAACCTGACCTACACGCTGGTGCGCACCGACGACGGCCTGCGGATCCGCAACAAGGTGGCGCGGCTGCTGAATTCGGACGGGGAGCTGACGGCGTTCAGCTATCTGTTCTGA
- a CDS encoding SDR family NAD(P)-dependent oxidoreductase, whose amino-acid sequence MAAPSPGTLQTAVVTGGASGLGALTARALHRAGFRVVVTDLAADAAETLARDLDLAGETAASGTLDVSKPEDFQRILDRCVERWGSVEVLVNNAARTEVKPVLEIGVDEFNAVMATNAGGTFAGCQIFGRHFKQRGYGRIVNMASLAGQNGGTATGAHYAASKGAILTLTKIFARDLAPFGVTCNAIAPGPMDTPMVRSVLTPERLPAALAAIPVGQLGDPDFVADLVTLLARPESGFVTGACWDVNGGIYMR is encoded by the coding sequence ATGGCGGCCCCGTCTCCCGGCACTCTCCAGACCGCCGTCGTCACCGGCGGCGCCAGCGGCCTGGGCGCGCTCACCGCCCGCGCCCTGCATCGGGCCGGCTTCCGCGTCGTCGTCACCGACCTCGCCGCCGATGCGGCCGAGACGCTGGCCCGCGACCTCGACCTTGCGGGCGAGACCGCAGCCTCCGGCACGCTCGACGTGTCGAAGCCCGAGGATTTCCAGCGCATCCTCGACCGCTGCGTCGAGCGCTGGGGCTCGGTCGAGGTGCTCGTCAACAACGCCGCCCGCACCGAGGTCAAGCCGGTGCTGGAGATCGGCGTCGACGAGTTCAACGCGGTGATGGCGACCAATGCCGGCGGAACCTTCGCCGGCTGCCAGATCTTCGGCCGCCATTTCAAGCAGCGCGGCTACGGCCGCATCGTCAACATGGCGTCGCTGGCCGGCCAGAATGGCGGGACCGCCACGGGAGCGCATTACGCCGCCTCCAAGGGGGCGATCCTGACGCTGACCAAGATCTTCGCCCGCGATCTGGCTCCCTTCGGCGTCACCTGCAACGCCATCGCTCCGGGTCCGATGGACACGCCGATGGTGCGCTCGGTGCTGACGCCGGAACGGCTCCCGGCAGCGCTGGCGGCAATCCCGGTCGGCCAGCTCGGCGACCCCGACTTCGTCGCCGACCTCGTCACCCTGCTGGCCAGGCCGGAGTCCGGCTTCGTAACCGGGGCCTGCTGGGACGTCAACGGAGGGATCTACATGCGATGA
- a CDS encoding PDR/VanB family oxidoreductase: MSDDTDSKTRILTVIERIEEPGDILRVKLAAPDGAALPAFTAGAHLDIRLSAGDTDLWRQYSLCSDPAQIGHYEIGVLRDPNSRGGSVAFHRLAALGGGFTIEGPRNHFELAEDARRTVLFGGGIGITPMLAMAWRLHALNRDFTLHYCTRSERATAFRDTIATAPWGHRVVFHHDDLPQAQRLDPARDLPAPEAGTHLYVCGPQGFMDWVIDAAKSAGHAPANIHREYFSAQVDITGEGFEVTASRSGVTVSVGPEDTIAKALARAGISIPVKCEEGVCGTCVTDVLDGTPDHRDQFLTDEERAEGSMICVCCSRARSKSLVLDI; the protein is encoded by the coding sequence ATGAGCGACGACACCGACAGCAAGACCCGCATCCTGACCGTCATCGAACGGATCGAGGAGCCGGGCGACATCCTGCGGGTCAAGCTGGCGGCGCCCGACGGCGCCGCCCTGCCGGCCTTCACCGCGGGGGCACACCTCGACATCCGCCTGAGTGCCGGCGACACCGATCTGTGGCGGCAGTATTCGCTCTGCTCGGACCCGGCCCAGATAGGTCATTACGAGATCGGCGTCCTGCGCGACCCCAACAGCCGCGGCGGTTCCGTCGCCTTCCACCGCCTTGCGGCCCTGGGCGGCGGCTTCACCATCGAAGGGCCGCGCAACCATTTCGAACTGGCGGAGGATGCCCGCCGCACCGTGCTGTTCGGCGGCGGCATCGGCATCACGCCGATGCTGGCGATGGCCTGGCGGCTGCACGCCCTGAACCGGGACTTCACGCTGCATTACTGCACCCGGTCGGAGCGGGCCACCGCCTTCCGCGACACCATCGCCACGGCCCCCTGGGGGCATCGCGTGGTGTTCCATCACGACGATCTGCCGCAAGCACAGCGTCTCGACCCTGCCCGCGACCTGCCGGCGCCGGAGGCCGGGACCCATCTCTATGTCTGCGGCCCCCAAGGCTTCATGGATTGGGTGATCGATGCGGCGAAGAGCGCCGGGCATGCCCCGGCCAACATCCACCGGGAGTATTTCTCGGCCCAGGTCGACATCACCGGCGAGGGCTTCGAGGTGACGGCGAGCCGGTCCGGCGTGACCGTGAGCGTCGGCCCGGAGGACACCATCGCCAAGGCGCTCGCCCGTGCCGGCATCTCCATCCCGGTGAAGTGCGAGGAGGGCGTCTGCGGCACCTGCGTGACCGACGTGCTCGACGGCACCCCCGATCACCGCGACCAGTTCCTCACCGACGAGGAGCGCGCCGAGGGCAGCATGATCTGCGTCTGCTGTTCGCGCGCCCGGTCGAAATCCCTCGTTCTCGATATCTGA
- a CDS encoding flavin reductase, whose amino-acid sequence MSATAAPLPPETQAFRDGMSRLGAAVNLVTTDGPAGRHGLTVSAVCSVTDTPPTLLVCINANAFAHDAFLKNGVLCVNVLNADHQELSRSFAKWTGEDRFAGGAWTQDGTGAPVLSGASASFDCRIVDHQRKGTHTVLFCEVQATTLCDGPGGGLIWFNRGFHTLGTSA is encoded by the coding sequence ATGTCCGCAACCGCCGCCCCGCTGCCGCCCGAAACACAGGCCTTCCGCGACGGCATGAGCCGCCTGGGTGCCGCCGTCAATCTGGTGACCACCGACGGCCCTGCCGGCCGCCACGGCCTGACCGTCTCCGCCGTCTGCTCGGTGACCGATACGCCGCCGACGCTGCTCGTCTGCATCAACGCCAACGCCTTCGCCCATGACGCCTTCCTGAAGAATGGCGTTCTGTGCGTCAACGTGCTGAACGCCGATCACCAGGAGCTGTCGCGCTCCTTCGCCAAATGGACCGGCGAGGACCGCTTCGCCGGCGGCGCCTGGACACAGGATGGAACCGGCGCCCCGGTGCTGTCCGGCGCCTCGGCCTCCTTCGATTGTCGGATCGTCGACCACCAGCGCAAGGGCACCCACACCGTGCTGTTCTGCGAGGTTCAGGCGACGACGCTCTGCGACGGCCCCGGTGGCGGGCTGATCTGGTTCAACCGGGGCTTCCACACGCTCGGGACCTCAGCCTGA
- a CDS encoding MarR family winged helix-turn-helix transcriptional regulator — protein sequence MVVSSVAGPAGSLFAPPQPDEGRIMSGSSSPQLPMQAGDQAFSKKRMRRDWPFYWISRVNGRYVQVLEKRLKPLNLDMPRWRVLMCLYEDEHQSISEIAEASVLKLNTATKIVQRMVADGLVTTRVRPTDGRATDVGLTPYGDRMRQLAMAEADGILAASFVNISSEEMAALNGLLEKVFDRLGDV from the coding sequence ATGGTTGTGTCGAGCGTGGCCGGACCGGCTGGCAGCCTGTTCGCCCCGCCGCAGCCGGATGAAGGGCGCATCATGAGCGGCAGCAGTTCTCCCCAACTCCCGATGCAGGCGGGGGACCAGGCCTTCTCCAAGAAGCGCATGCGCCGCGACTGGCCCTTCTACTGGATCTCGCGGGTGAACGGCCGCTATGTGCAGGTGCTGGAAAAGCGGCTGAAGCCGTTGAATCTCGACATGCCGCGCTGGCGCGTGCTGATGTGCCTGTATGAGGACGAGCATCAGAGCATTTCAGAAATCGCGGAAGCCAGCGTCCTGAAACTGAACACTGCGACCAAGATCGTGCAGAGGATGGTCGCCGACGGGCTGGTGACGACACGGGTGCGGCCCACCGACGGACGTGCGACCGATGTCGGCCTGACGCCTTACGGCGACCGGATGCGCCAGCTCGCCATGGCCGAGGCCGACGGCATCCTGGCGGCATCCTTCGTCAACATTTCCAGCGAGGAGATGGCGGCGCTCAACGGGCTGCTGGAAAAGGTCTTCGACCGGCTGGGCGACGTCTGA
- a CDS encoding alginate export family protein, producing MVTALSFTGTCIPRPNDATRPPRPLRHAMLAGTALLAVPLLAMSTTAHADVTLHEQNGVTLEGGFTAGIGAVAVTNANLGAGVVTPDGKVQKDRNWAEGYIAPSLKLTYATESAGTLYGGVRAVSGGTVGDGDAGGFTQGRQGRTDLDTLYVGWKSGDLLSSLGKDAVDLSYGRQNFVIGDGFIIGDGTLDSRRQGTYWLGPRRGWNTGTAVAKFDIAPVHADLFRLKSDKNSNTDVIYGGNLEWRFGAEGKSSVGASYMRIDESKLATRKGMDIYNLRALGITIPSVPGLTLSAEYVKQHNSRAGAALDASAWYGEAGYSFADVAWTPRASYRYSQFSGDNPGTVKSEAFDPLHMGFPRWGSWLQGEINGQYFPTSNSNVKVHNVQFAVQPAETVTLSALLYDFRFDRKPAGVTSGHVGNEINLVVDWAATPNLLVSGVAGRFFAGDGGKQFLGGNKDSTVFAAMATLTY from the coding sequence ATGGTCACCGCCCTGTCCTTCACCGGGACATGCATCCCCCGGCCGAACGACGCCACCCGCCCCCCTCGACCGCTCCGGCACGCAATGCTGGCCGGGACGGCCCTGCTCGCGGTGCCCCTGCTCGCGATGTCCACCACCGCCCACGCGGACGTCACGCTCCATGAGCAGAACGGCGTCACCCTGGAAGGCGGCTTTACCGCCGGCATCGGTGCGGTCGCGGTGACCAACGCCAATCTCGGTGCCGGTGTGGTCACACCGGACGGCAAGGTCCAGAAGGACCGCAATTGGGCCGAAGGCTACATCGCTCCCAGCTTGAAGCTGACCTATGCCACCGAAAGCGCCGGTACCCTCTACGGCGGTGTGCGTGCGGTGTCGGGCGGAACGGTCGGGGACGGCGATGCCGGCGGCTTCACGCAAGGCCGCCAGGGCCGCACCGACCTCGACACCCTCTATGTCGGCTGGAAGAGCGGCGACCTGCTGTCCAGCCTGGGCAAGGATGCCGTCGACCTCAGCTATGGCCGGCAGAACTTCGTGATCGGCGACGGCTTCATCATCGGCGACGGCACGCTGGATTCGCGGCGGCAGGGAACTTACTGGCTGGGGCCGCGCCGCGGCTGGAACACCGGCACCGCCGTCGCCAAATTCGACATCGCGCCGGTCCATGCCGACCTGTTCCGCCTGAAGAGCGACAAGAACAGCAACACCGACGTCATCTATGGCGGCAATCTGGAATGGCGCTTCGGGGCGGAGGGCAAGAGCTCGGTCGGCGCCTCCTACATGCGCATCGACGAGTCGAAGCTGGCGACCCGCAAGGGCATGGACATCTACAACCTGCGCGCCCTCGGCATCACCATCCCGTCGGTCCCCGGCCTGACCCTGTCGGCGGAATATGTGAAGCAGCACAACAGCCGCGCCGGTGCTGCGCTGGACGCCTCGGCCTGGTACGGCGAGGCCGGCTACAGCTTCGCCGACGTCGCCTGGACGCCGCGCGCCAGCTACCGCTACAGCCAGTTCAGCGGCGACAATCCGGGAACGGTCAAGAGCGAGGCGTTCGACCCGCTCCACATGGGCTTCCCGCGCTGGGGCAGCTGGTTGCAGGGCGAGATCAACGGCCAGTATTTCCCGACCTCCAACAGCAATGTGAAGGTCCACAATGTCCAGTTCGCCGTCCAGCCGGCCGAGACGGTGACGCTGAGCGCCCTGCTGTACGACTTCCGCTTCGACCGCAAGCCGGCCGGCGTCACCAGCGGCCATGTCGGCAATGAGATCAACCTCGTGGTCGATTGGGCGGCGACGCCAAACCTGCTGGTCAGCGGCGTGGCCGGGCGCTTCTTCGCCGGTGACGGCGGCAAGCAGTTCCTCGGCGGCAACAAGGACAGCACGGTCTTCGCGGCTATGGCGACCCTGACCTACTGA